A region from the Medicago truncatula cultivar Jemalong A17 chromosome 6, MtrunA17r5.0-ANR, whole genome shotgun sequence genome encodes:
- the LOC11429376 gene encoding uncharacterized protein encodes MVFSTKEKERDVTMGNGFGADEGEGERVKAPLHSFNFPSSLKWGYQRQLRCQKVPENGDGSSQREMVSSQESAMERMGMLKIDYGDDEGVDAMRERLTLDMKVEGRRIRDAIMKKDKENGVGSGGEGSSKAAAGEKAWNFRTRKGVPGDAGKGLKIDEKNPNISSPLKGGGSTEKKAMKFSLSLTKKEIEEDFIKMTGQMPPRRPKRRSKNVQKKMNALFPGVWLSEVNADSYKVPDALENEKLSVGLDVVFAEVGEALRMEIGRHV; translated from the exons ATGGTATTTTCTACTAAAGAAAAGGAGAGAGATGTTACTATGGGTAATGGTTTTGGTGCCGACGAAGGTGAAGGTGAAAGAGTGAAGGCTCCTCTTCACAGCTTcaattttccttcttctttgaaATGGGGTTATCAGCGTCAACTCAGGTGTCAAAAGGTCCCTGAAAATGGCGATGGATCATCGCAGAGGGAGATGGTGTCATCACAGGAGAGTGCAATGGAGAGGATGGGCATGCTAAAGATCGATTACGGTGATGATGAAGGGGTTGATGCTATGCGGGAGAGGTTGACACTTGATATGAAGGTCGAAGGTAGAAGGATTAGAGATGCCATTATGAAGAAGGACAAAGAGAATGGTGTCGGTAGTGGTGGTGAAGGGTCGTCAAAGGCTGCTGCAGGAGAGAAAGCTTGGAATTTCAGGACGAGGAAAGGTGTTCCTGGAGATGCTGGAAAAGGGTTGAAGATTGACGAGAAGAACCCCAACATATCGTCGCCGTTAAAAGGTGGCGGTTCTACTGAGAAGAAGGCGATGAAGTTTTCTTTGTCGTTGACAAAGAAGGAGATTGAGGAAGATTTCATCAAGATGACAGGTCAAATGCCTCCCAGAAGGCCCAAAAGGAGATCTAAAAATGttcagaagaaaatgaat GCCCTTTTTCCTGGTGTGTGGTTGTCCGAGGTTAATGCTGATTCCTACAAGGTTCCTGATGCTCTTGAGAATG agAAATTAAGTGTTGGATTGGATGTGGTTTTTGCAGAAGTAGGAGAAGCATTGAGAATGGAAATTGGAAGGCATGTATAA
- the LOC11434429 gene encoding uncharacterized protein: protein MEKMKFSRQVELWQNIMHPVRRFWISIATRFGIRKTGLKKLRNDVKSCEYEDIRVMWEMLNRNESLSEFGGGNSPNKIKKIHYLKLFKWARCAAP, encoded by the exons ATGGAGAAGATGAAATTCTCTCGGCAGGTGGAGTTGTGGCAGAACATCATGCATCCTGTTCGTAGGTTTTGGATTTCCATTGCCACACGTTTTGGAATTCGTAAAACTG GACTAAAGAAGCTAAGAAATGATGTGAAATCTTGTGAATATGAAGATATTCGTGTGATGTGGGAGATGCTAAACAGAAATGAATCATTATCAGAGTTTGGTGGTGGTAATTCTCCAAACAAAATCAAGAAGATTCATTACTTGAAATTATTCAAATGGGCAAGGTGTGCTGCTCCATAA
- the LOC11424100 gene encoding protein NRT1/ PTR FAMILY 5.8: MAGGQKTKRLSNSCILLIVIAGIERFAFKGVASNLVTYLTDVVDLSNSSAAKMVNSWVGFTSIMPLLVAPIADAYWAKYSTIMSSSFLYVMGLAALTTTALARSWHHKNRSMSSSFLSLSLYLISLGQGGYNPSLQAFGADQLGEDEELPCSNTDDTSSNKKALFFQWWYFGVCAGSLMGVTVMSYIQDTFGWVIGFAIPAISMLLSILIFSSGSSIYSYKEQDDDDLQDKKPFTKMFKSIKESALKCFHCEITLPNDKSENVELELQERPLCHENCESIKVINKDSKVSMCLLPNVKVMIKLLPIWTMLLMFAVIFQQPATFFTKQGMTMKRNIGSNFKIPPATLQSAITLSIILLMPLYNRIFIPFAQLITRQEKGINVMQRMGIGMVLSIIAMIIAALVEMKRLAIGRQMRSEGLLSEIVPISIFWLLPQYILLGISDIFTVVGMQEFFYGEVPKNMRTMGIALYTSVFGVGSFVSALMITLVEVYTSSKGTPSWFSDDMVEARLDNYYWLLAWLSSISLLLYTLLCKYYYNKSESDS; encoded by the exons ATGGCTGGTGGACAGAAAACCAAGAGGCTCAGCAATTCATGCATTCTTCTCATAG TCATTGCAGGTATAGAGAGGTTTGCATTCAAAGGGGTAGCTTCAAATTTGGTAACTTATCTAACTGATGTTGTGGACTTAAGCAATTCATCTGCAGCAAAGATGGTAAATAGTTGGGTTGGATTCACTTCCATAATGCCATTGTTGGTGGCACCTATTGCTGATGCTTATTGGGCTAAATATTCCACCATAATGTCCTCATCTTTTCTCTATGTTATG GGACTTGCAGCATTGACAACAACAGCCCTAGCAAGATCATGGCATCACAAAAACAGATCAATGTCATCTTCATTTCTTTCATTATCTCTCTATTTAATCTCATTAGGCCAAGGTGGATATAATCCATCTCTACAAGCCTTTGGAGCTGATCAACTTGGTGAAGATGAAGAACTACCTTGTAGTAACACAGATGATACAAGTAGCAACAAAAAAGCACTTTTCTTTCAATGGTGGTATTTTGGTGTTTGTGCTGGAAGCCTAATGGGTGTAACAGTCATGTCTTACATCCAAGATACATTTGGTTGGGTAATAGGGTTTGCGATACCTGCGATTTCGATGCTTCTTTCTATCTTGATTTTCTCTAGTGGAAGCTCTATATATTCGTATAAAGAACAAGATGATGATGATCTTCAAGATAAAAAGCCTTTCACGAAAATGTTTAAAAGTATTAAAGAATCTGCATTGAAATGCTTCCATTGTGAAATTACTCTACCAAATGACAAGTCTGAAAATGTGGAACTAGA GCTTCAAGAGCGACCACTCTGTCACGAAAACTGTGAAAGCATTAAGGTCATAAATAAGGATTCTAAAGTCAGCATGTGTCTGCTACCAAATGTCAAGGTTATGATTAAGCTATTGCCTATATGGACAATGCTTCTCATGTTTGCAGTGATTTTCCAACAACCTGCAACATTTTTCACAAAACAAGGCATGACAATGAAGCGAAACATAGGTTCAAATTTCAAGATACCACCCGCCACACTCCAAAGTGCTATAACATTGTCTATAATACTATTGATGCCGTTATACAACAGAATTTTCATACCGTTCGCGCAGCTGATAACACGACAGGAAAAAGGTATAAATGTGATGCAAAGAATGGGAATCGGAATGGTACTCTCAATCATAGCGATGATTATCGCAGCACTAGTTGAAATGAAACGTCTTGCTATCGGTCGACAAATGAGAAGTGAAGGATTACTATCAGAAATAGTACCAATAAGCATTTTCTGGTTACTACCACAGTACATTCTTCTTGGTATATCGGATATTTTCACAGTGGTTGGTATGCAAGAATTTTTCTACGGTGAAGTTCCGAAGAATATGAGAACAATGGGAATTGCATTGTATACAAGTGTTTTTGGAGTTGGAAGCTTTGTTAGTGCATTGATGATTACACTTGTTGAAGTATATACAAGTTCAAAAGGAACACCAAGTTGGTTTTCTGATGATATGGTCGAGGCGCGTTTGGATAATTACTATTGGCTTCTAGCTTGGTTAAGTTCAATTAGCTTATTGTTGTATACACTATTGTGTAAATATTACTATAATAAGAGTGAATCAGATAGTTAA